From the Manis javanica isolate MJ-LG chromosome 13, MJ_LKY, whole genome shotgun sequence genome, one window contains:
- the LOC140845397 gene encoding olfactory receptor 7G2-like, translated as MEPQNHTEVSEFLFLGLTEDPKAQLILFELFLSMYLVTVLGNLFIILAVSSDPHLHTPMYFFLCNLSFTDICISTTTIPKMLVNIQAQNQHISFTGCITQVCFFSVSAGFENFTLAAMAYDRYVAIYHPLRYTDIMTPQLCVLLILLSLLLSVGEALLHSLMVLRLSSCRDQEIPHFFCELAQVIKLTCSDTLINNLLILFVGSLLRGVPVSGIMFSYTQILSSILRMPSVEGKRKAFSTCGSHLSGVSLFYGTDFGVYITSALTEYSRKASVSSMRYIVVLQIMNPFIYSLRNRDMKGALRKIISRIPLSLMGSPALNLFFLNASK; from the coding sequence ATGGAACCCCAGAATCACACAGAAGTTTCAGAATTCCTCTTCCTGGGATTGACAGAAGATCCAAAAGCACAGCTCATTCTCTTTGAGCTATTCCTGTCCATGTACCTGGTCACTGTCTTGGGGAACCTCTTCATCATCCTGGCCGTCAgctctgacccccacctccacacccccatgtacttcttcctctgtaACCTGTCCTTCACTGACATCTGTATAagcaccaccaccatccccaagatGCTGGTGAACATCCAGGCACAGAATCAGCACATCAGCTTTACAGGCTGCATCACCCAGGtctgctttttctctgtttctgctgGATTTGAAAACTTTACCCTTGCagcaatggcctatgaccgctatgtggccatctacCATCCGCTCAGGTACACGGACATCATGACCCCCCAGCTCTGTGTTCTGCTcattctgctctctctgctcctcagcgTTGGGGAAGCCCTGCTCCACAGTCTGATGGTGCTGCGGCTGTCCTCCTGCAGGGACCAGGAAATCCCCCACTTCTTCTGTGAACTTGCTCAGGTCATCAAGCTGACCTGCTCTGATACCCTCATCAATAACTTACTGATACTTTTCGTAGGCAGCCTACTTAGGGGTGTTCCTGTATCTGGGATCATGTTCTCTTATACTCAAATCCTCTCTTCCATTTTGAGAATGCCCTCGGTGGAGGGTAAGCgaaaagccttttccacctgtgggTCTCATCTCTCAGGTGTCTCCTTATTCTATGGGACAGATTTTGGAGTGTACATTACTTCTGCCCTTACTGAATATTCCAGGAAGGCTTCAGTGTCCTCAATGAGGTACATCGTGGTTCTCCAGATaatgaaccccttcatctacagcctgaggaacagggacatGAAGGGGGCCTTGAGGAAAATAATCAGTAGGATACCTCTGTCTTTAATGGGGTCACCTGCTTTGAACTTGTTTTTCTTGAATGCGTCAAAGTGA